In Cicer arietinum cultivar CDC Frontier isolate Library 1 chromosome 7, Cicar.CDCFrontier_v2.0, whole genome shotgun sequence, the genomic window CTCCCTCACGAGTTTTGACGTTGCTGCATTCTCATGGCTAAATTCAAACCCAAAACCTCAAACTAAGCTGGAAGAGGTCTGAACAGTCTCATCCAGACGCTCTTGGGTATATGTGTGATAAAATTTTCTAATGGGTCTAAGTGAAAGTTAGTAAAGGAACATGATAAATAAAGTATGCGTGAAAATAATGTCCAGAAGCTGCAATATTACCAGTGAAATAAGACACTTGACTCTATGTTAATTAGAGAGTACAGAGAAACTCACTTGTCCAGCAGCAGAGGCATGATTTGTGTTAAGAATAGCATTTACTTCTGCATGACAAACATAACTAAAACAGACCCaaaatggaaacaaaaataaaacatcatgaGATCCTAGTTAATGAAAAGAAATGAGCAAGAACGTGATTAAGGTTACAGCgagaataaaatatgatttcaaAACACTCACGGGTACTTAGTCTCCAAGGGATTCCCAGTCCTAGATTTCTGAAACATATAAATAGATTTATCAATAAGAACGCTTAAACGATACCCAAATGAAAAACTTCACCTCCTCCCTTAATCACCAACCTTGGCCCATGGTAGCTTGTCATCAGAACAACCTCTTGGAAATCCATTATAACCAATGCCTGccacagaaagaaaaaaaacaaacaaaaaacgaAAAACAAATCAATGTATGAAATGTCTTtcacaaaagaaataaaatgggcAAGTCAACCTCTTAAAATTTGGGTTAGTCTAACTCAATTCTACAAAACCGGTTTATAAAATTAGCAATCACTctcaacaaatattatataaactCTCATGTCATCttgaaataaaatttgagtCATTTGGTGTTTGACCTAAGTGGTCAAATAGACTAGTGATAGACTCTAATATCatcttaaaatttagattagagCTTAATGATGTATTTCActtagaaacatatttttagatGACATCTAATTGAATCCAATATGAGATTCTCAACATCGGACATTAAGACAGCATACCAAGAATTATACCATCTTGACTCACTAAGCAAGCACCCACCTACAAAATCAATAACAATAACACAAATATCGATAAGCTTTAAaagtaacaattaaaataataaaaataataaacaagaGCATTTCGGTGCAGAGTGAAATATGGACCTGCCTGTAAGGGTCTTTGGATCTTTCAGCTGACAAAAACGCAATTGCCATGAAATAATCATCCCAAGACAAGTATCTGTAAACATTCAAATCcgttaaatttaaatgaaaacaaaaaagacaCGTCCTCGTTCTCGGTGACACAAGaactaaaaattgaataataaagTTACAAAATTACCCTTTGCGTTTGGAGGGGTCGAACGGGTCTCCAGAAGAGGAAACGGTGCCGTTTTGCGAGGGTTTGGTTTTGGATGTGTGAGTTTGGGAACGGCAGAGGAAACGGAGAGCGATTGATGAGGCCAAGGCACCAAACATGGTTGCCGTGGCGACTAGAGTAACTTCACGAGAGTTCATAgagtttttaaaatcaaaattatggTGCTAACACGGTTGGATATTTAGGGCAAAATAGTTTCACTTCTCTTGTTGATTTTGTGGAAGGTGAATTAATCAGTGAACATAGCTTATTCGCCGTTTCGGGATCCAATTGTCGAATCACGTGTGTGAATTACAAAGATAGATAGAGAGAAAATGGAAATAGAATAGTTGGAAGCGGGAAATTTGCGAGGGAATTCACTTTTTTGTCTTGCAACTATTATTGGACTCCAAATTTAGCCATTTGTCAtcaaaattatcaatataaaatataataatattttaaaaattgtgtataataattattaaaaaatagtatataaaaattaaattaaatttataaataatatttattttaagataatttttttattaaaatgacattttttttggGATAGAGTGATAGAGTAATATAttttaggctaaataccacttgtagtctttaacttaatttccgTTAACGATTTactcttttatcttcttttttttttcgttttggtcctttaaatttttaaataatttcagcGTTACCCTTTAAGTAAGGTTCAATTAAAAAAACGTTAAAAAATATCTCTTCCGTTTTTTCTTCATTTGAGTTTTCTCTCTAATTTCTCTTCATGTTGTTTGGTTTCTCTTCTCATCTCTAACTTTCCACATCCCATCTCTCGTTCCTGAACAAAATTCATTGTTGTTCTTGTTTGCTTCAAAATTCATTCATAACTCAGACTTCATTCAATAATAACTCATAATTCCTTCACAACtcaaaattaattcataactcagaattcattcattcataacCCATaactcaaaattaattcttgctTCAGGTGGTACAAAAGACAACAAATGGCATACAATTATCATAAACTAATAAATAGAATGTTGACTTGTTCTTAATAAACAGAATGACAAATACACAAACATAATGACATATCAAAAAGTTCTTAATATCAAAAATTGACAGTTCCTTCACGTGACAGTTCCTAATATTATTTCCTCCGTGTTTTGAACTTTGGCCTAAAAGTTATTGACTGAGCTTGTGCAGGCTGAAAATGAGCTTGTGCAGGCTAGGACTGAGCTTCTGCGTGCTGGAAACGAGCTTGTGCAGGTTGGGACTGAGCTTCTACGTGCTGGAAACGAGCTTGTACAGGCTGGGACTGAGTTCATACA contains:
- the LOC101512298 gene encoding uncharacterized protein; translation: MNSREVTLVATATMFGALASSIALRFLCRSQTHTSKTKPSQNGTVSSSGDPFDPSKRKGYLSWDDYFMAIAFLSAERSKDPYRQVGACLVSQDGIILGIGYNGFPRGCSDDKLPWAKKSRTGNPLETKYPYVCHAEVNAILNTNHASAAGQRLYVTMFPCNECAKIIIQSGVSEVIYYVEKRLENSDVAYIASHKLLSLAGVKVRKHQPAMSEIHLKYEEL